CCAATGTGCGAGCGGAGGCGTAAACTCCATTCAGGGTTTCTTCGTCCGATTTCAACGCTTCGAGTTCTTCCTCAAACCCTCTCGAGAGACGTTGGACATCTTCGGAAAGGCGATTCAATGCTTCGGGATCTTCGGCTCTGGGGATGACTTGAAACGCTTTCGTGAGAACGTCGAGGAGATTGTCTGAGTCATTTTCTTCTCGGTAGATTTGCAGCAGCCCGACCATGGCACGCGGATCGGTGACATCTGGGTTTGACCCAAGGTAAAGTTCTTTGGCTCGCTCAAGGTCTTCGCTCGCCAGCACTTTGTCAGCGAGGAAGAAACGCAGGACGTCATTGAATTCGTCCTTGGCATACATTTCGTCCAGTCGCTCATTCAGTTCGTCTTCCCGACCGAGTTCGTTTAAGATTTTCTCGAGGAGTTCATAGGCTGCGCGTCCGCGTCCCTGAAGTTGTGCGTCGAAGTATTCCTGCAGTGCTTCCAATGCCTGTTCGGGTTTGCCTGTCTCGTGGAAGACAGTCGCAAGGTTGAAGCTGTGAAGTCCGGGTTTGGCTTCGCGGTGTTTCGACGCTTCTTCGAAAGCTTTCAGTGCCAGATCCGGAAGGCCAGCTTTGAGAAATGTGTCTCCGAATTCGTCGAAGTTCTTGCCGGGGTCTTTGAGAACCTCCAGCTGCAGTTCTTCATCCACTTCACCGGACAGAATTGCATTCAGGACAATCTCATATTCAGTGGCAGCATTTTCGATTTCATTGTTGAGCCGGTAATAAAGACCGAGGTCACGATGCAGGAGCAAGTGTTGTCGGCTTCCAACTGAATAGTCGGCTTGATCAAGCGCGTCTTTGATCAGCTCGATTCCTTTGTCGAGTTGGCTGCGACTCGCAAACTGACCCGCCATTGCTGCGACGAGTTCGTATCCTGAATCGGTTCGCGAAGCTGCCTGCAAGGCGAGTTTCGCTGCTTCATCATGTTCCCGTTGAGCAAGCAGGAGTGGGATGAGCGTTTTGTAGGAGTCGGAGACATTCGGAGCGAGCTCGATGGCTTTTCGAAAAGCCTCCACTGCTGCGTCAAAATCACGACGTTCAAGAGCGATCCGCCCGGTCATGTAGAGAGCGAGTGCCTCCGTCGCGAGTTCTTCGTCATTCGTTTCGGGATTCTGTGGCTCGAAAGCTGAGAGTTCCTCTCCCGTCACTGGATCGATCATGCCCTCGAGAGGATTGATTCTCTGAGGAAGTTCGGGAGGGGGAGGAAGCTGGTCGTCTGCGGAAAGTGGCAATGACCCGATCAGAATGACCGAAGCGATGAGAATTAAAGCGGATGCTGAACTCCATTGAACCCATCGCTTGGTGAATGAAGAAAAACAGGCTGCCATTGCGAATCCTTTCCCCAACAGTGGGGTGTCTGTATAAGCCACCATCATGTGGTCGTAACCAATCTTTGTGCGCGAGTCTCTCAGTTCTTGTACTCGCGTGAACGGTTTGCTTCAGGCTGTCACTGAGCTCATTTGCTCCAATTGACGCCAACCAGTTCGAACTATGATCAACAGTCATGTGACTCACGAAGCAGTGGTTCACAAGTCAGTTGATGCACAGTCTCTCTGCAAATTCACTGCCACGTCGGCAACTTGGGAGAGAGAGTCAATGATAGTCGATTGATTTCAGGTTGACCAACTCCAGAATTCCAGGCGAAGAGCAACGCAATCGAAAACCGGTTGCGATTTGGGATCGATAGAGAGGTGACCGATGAGTCGATCTACCGTGTTCATCCAAATTACGCTGGGAAACCGTTTCGAAGCAAGTCGGCTATCGTGAGAGAATCCGTTGCAGCAGATCGGTTGCTGTATCTTCTGGTCGGCGCTCAATCGGGCGGCATTCGACGAGATTTCGGAACCAGGTGTGTTGCCTCTTGGCGAACTGCCGCGTGCCGGTTTGGATTTGGGAGATCGTCGCGTCGAGACTCTCTAAGCGACCCTCGAGATAGTCGATCATTTCGCGGTATCCAAGTGCTTGCCGAGCGGATCGCCCGATGGGGGGATCACGCTGAAGAAGTTGCTGCACTTCAGCCACCAAGCCTAACTCAATCATCGATTCGACCCGCGCGTCGATCCGATCTCGTAGCCACGCTCGATCGGGTGAGAGCCAATAGACATGTAAGGGGCGTTCCTCTTTTGGAAGCGGCTCCTCGTTCTGAATGGCGGAGGCTGGTTGACCTGTTAAATGGTGGATTTCGAGCGATCGGATGAGCCGTCGATGATCATTCGGATGCAGACGCTCAGCTGATACGGGATCGACTTTTAAAAGCTCACAGTGAAGCCAGTCCTGATCTTCGGATTGAGCTTGTTCTTGCAACTTGTTTCGAAACTCCCAGTCGGCAGGCGGGCCTTCGAAGACGCCTCTTAGAATCGCCCGCAGATAGAGTCCTGTCCCCCCGACAAAGATGGGAGTCTTACCGCGATTCAAAACATCCCGGCACACTTGTTCTGCGTTCACCAGGTATTCGGCGGTCGAAAACTCTTCATGCGGATCAACGAGGTCAATCAGGTGATGAGGAACGCGGGCTTGTTGTTCTGGCGTCGGCTTAGCTGTGCCAATGTCCATTTGGCGGTAAATCGCCATCGAGTCGAGCGACAGAATTTCTCCATCGAGTTTCTCGGCGAGTTGAAGAGCGAGCTCGGATTTACCAACCGCAGTGGGGCCAGCCAGAAACCAGCACTTTTTGAGGATGTCGACGGGAAACTTCATTAGCGATTTCAGATGAACTCAATCGCCGATAGACGATGTCGTGAAAGCGAAACTGACTCAGTGGTGTTGTTGTCCGATTTCACAGTGTGACTGTGATCTCGGGAGCGTGTATCCTCGCTCATCTTCAGCGAGAGTGAAGCGTCACTCTTCAGATTTTTCTTTTTTGTCGTTCTTCGCTGTTTTCTTCTTCTTGTTCTGGTCGGCACCTTTTTTCTTTTTTGGGTACACAGCGACACGCTCCGCCCATTGATGCCAGGCTGACGACAGCTCCTCAACCTTCTCGGGGTGAGAAGATGCGAGGTCGTTCAACTCGGTACGATCTTTTTCAATGTTATAGAGTTCCCATTTCTCAGGCATGACTCCCTGAGTCGCAGCGACACCTTTTCCGACAAGTTTCCACTCCTGATCTCTGACGAAAGCATTGTTTTCGTGTTCAATGAAAATCGGAGACGTACGATCGAGCGGCTGTTGTGTGATCGCGGGCAATAACGAGACGCCATCAAGTGCGGGAATCGGATTGCCGTGCATCTGCTCCGGATATTCAACGCCAGCAGCATCGAGAATTGTGGGCATGATGTCGATCAACTGTGCGGGGTCGCGATACCAATCTGAGTTCGATTTCACTTGTTTCGGCCAGGACATCAGGAATGGGGTCGAGGTCCCTCCTTCGTGGGCGTAGTGCTTGTAAAGTCGGAATGGCGTGTTGGAAGCATTGGCCCAAGCGGTTCCGTAGCTGTTGGCAGTCTCTTCATTCCGTTTTTCGACGTCATAAAACTCACCGCGTCCGAGAGTTCCGCCTTCAGCGCAGCCTCCGTTGTCTGATAGAAACATGATGAGCGTATTGTCAGCGATTCCTGCTGTTTTCAGGGAGTCGAAGAGTCGTCCCAGGTTTTGATCAATGCGATCGATCATGGCTGCGTAGACCGACATTTTGAGATCCATCTCGTCTTGGGCGTCAGCCTCAAGTGTTTCCCAAGCGGGGACGTCGCTATCACGAGGACTGAGCTGAGTTCCTTCCGGGAGCAATCCGAGTTCGATCTGCTTAGTCAGACGTTGTTCGCGCAGCTGATCCCATCCGATTTGATACTTTCCTCGGTAGCGGGCAATGTCGTCTTCGTGGGCTTGCAGTGGCCAGTGCGGGGCGGTGTAAGCGAGATACAGGAAGAACGGTTTGTCGCCGTTGGTTTCTGACTGCTGTTCCTGAATAAACTGGATCGCGTAGTCGGTGAATGCATCTGTCGTGTAGAAC
The Thalassoglobus sp. JC818 DNA segment above includes these coding regions:
- the miaA gene encoding tRNA (adenosine(37)-N6)-dimethylallyltransferase MiaA; protein product: MKFPVDILKKCWFLAGPTAVGKSELALQLAEKLDGEILSLDSMAIYRQMDIGTAKPTPEQQARVPHHLIDLVDPHEEFSTAEYLVNAEQVCRDVLNRGKTPIFVGGTGLYLRAILRGVFEGPPADWEFRNKLQEQAQSEDQDWLHCELLKVDPVSAERLHPNDHRRLIRSLEIHHLTGQPASAIQNEEPLPKEERPLHVYWLSPDRAWLRDRIDARVESMIELGLVAEVQQLLQRDPPIGRSARQALGYREMIDYLEGRLESLDATISQIQTGTRQFAKRQHTWFRNLVECRPIERRPEDTATDLLQRILSR
- a CDS encoding arylsulfatase codes for the protein MTNFTAAGSRPFQFVLALIAPLLLGSTVNSHAVANDEDRPNIIVILVDDMGFSDIGCYGGEIQTPNIDQMAAQGVRFSQFYNSARCCPTRATLMTGLHPHQTGIGHMTNPPNSKGHDLGIPSYRGFLNRNCATIAEILQPAGYSTLMTGKWHLGMELEDQWPLQRGFEKYFGSLAGATRFFHPFHPRGMTLGNEQIEDPESTTDEPFYTTDAFTDYAIQFIQEQQSETNGDKPFFLYLAYTAPHWPLQAHEDDIARYRGKYQIGWDQLREQRLTKQIELGLLPEGTQLSPRDSDVPAWETLEADAQDEMDLKMSVYAAMIDRIDQNLGRLFDSLKTAGIADNTLIMFLSDNGGCAEGGTLGRGEFYDVEKRNEETANSYGTAWANASNTPFRLYKHYAHEGGTSTPFLMSWPKQVKSNSDWYRDPAQLIDIMPTILDAAGVEYPEQMHGNPIPALDGVSLLPAITQQPLDRTSPIFIEHENNAFVRDQEWKLVGKGVAATQGVMPEKWELYNIEKDRTELNDLASSHPEKVEELSSAWHQWAERVAVYPKKKKGADQNKKKKTAKNDKKEKSEE
- a CDS encoding tetratricopeptide repeat protein: MAACFSSFTKRWVQWSSASALILIASVILIGSLPLSADDQLPPPPELPQRINPLEGMIDPVTGEELSAFEPQNPETNDEELATEALALYMTGRIALERRDFDAAVEAFRKAIELAPNVSDSYKTLIPLLLAQREHDEAAKLALQAASRTDSGYELVAAMAGQFASRSQLDKGIELIKDALDQADYSVGSRQHLLLHRDLGLYYRLNNEIENAATEYEIVLNAILSGEVDEELQLEVLKDPGKNFDEFGDTFLKAGLPDLALKAFEEASKHREAKPGLHSFNLATVFHETGKPEQALEALQEYFDAQLQGRGRAAYELLEKILNELGREDELNERLDEMYAKDEFNDVLRFFLADKVLASEDLERAKELYLGSNPDVTDPRAMVGLLQIYREENDSDNLLDVLTKAFQVIPRAEDPEALNRLSEDVQRLSRGFEEELEALKSDEETLNGVYASARTLAEGDDPQLQFIQAYFLGKMATETENTEAAIEFYRLAIAMRNDPPPLLYSELGGYLIDDKSYKEAIDLLNEALTNPSDSLQNERWRFLYFLTYAYQFDGQTERALEAVDEALNNAPDPIMGRLLYQKAWIYYHNRDWDQALKYFNQVLSQYASETDLVQDTQFRVSNIYVEQGDMEQGEQVLLDVLETDPENTQANNDLGYLWADQDKNLEKAREMIQKALTAEPENPAYLDSMGWVLYRLGEYEEAAKVLQSATEQKHGDDSTIFDHLGDAQLKLGQEEEAKANFQRALEIEKEKEHPSEKLLKDLRSKLQIEDESTE